Proteins from a genomic interval of Candidatus Acetothermia bacterium:
- a CDS encoding BMP family ABC transporter substrate-binding protein, which translates to MKRALVAMLAVAVVGLGALAEPCLTVGMIIGGTKDDAGYNQSQYDALMALKEEMPCVQILFAENVPEGEAEAVLENMILQGAKLLFPAGFGYMFPALNLAKRYPDVQFMHPGGYMLAPNFGTYFSNVQFAYYVLGVAAGLMTQTNKLGFIGGMPNAYVLGNCNAFHLGARAVNPGVTTVFVVTGAWLDRAKEVAATQALLQQGCDVIGSHLDSPIAVAQTVEAAGKFFVGYPSLAVQQFAPTAWITGLGLTWGDFFVEVAQQVLAGEFVSGHIRRGLEAGFLTLGEFGPRVPEDVKQTVLQYKENLVSGELQPFAGPIKDQTGEIKIPEGTAWGPLDMGKFDWLAEGIVGSPK; encoded by the coding sequence ATGAAACGTGCACTGGTGGCAATGCTGGCGGTGGCGGTGGTGGGCCTGGGGGCCCTGGCAGAGCCCTGCCTCACGGTGGGGATGATCATCGGCGGGACGAAGGACGACGCAGGGTACAACCAGTCGCAGTACGACGCCCTGATGGCCCTCAAGGAAGAGATGCCCTGCGTCCAGATCCTGTTTGCGGAAAACGTTCCCGAAGGGGAGGCGGAGGCGGTGCTGGAGAACATGATCCTCCAGGGGGCCAAGCTCCTGTTCCCGGCGGGGTTCGGCTACATGTTCCCGGCGCTCAACCTGGCCAAGCGGTACCCGGACGTGCAGTTCATGCACCCTGGCGGCTACATGCTCGCCCCCAACTTTGGAACCTACTTCAGCAACGTTCAGTTCGCGTACTACGTGCTTGGGGTCGCGGCCGGGCTCATGACCCAGACGAACAAGCTCGGGTTCATCGGCGGGATGCCCAACGCCTACGTGCTTGGGAACTGCAACGCGTTCCACCTCGGCGCCCGGGCGGTGAACCCAGGCGTCACCACCGTGTTCGTGGTCACCGGGGCGTGGCTCGATCGGGCGAAGGAAGTGGCCGCCACGCAGGCCCTCCTCCAGCAGGGTTGCGACGTGATCGGCTCCCACCTCGACTCCCCGATCGCGGTCGCCCAAACGGTGGAGGCAGCCGGGAAGTTCTTCGTGGGCTACCCGTCCCTGGCGGTGCAGCAGTTCGCGCCCACCGCGTGGATCACCGGCCTTGGCCTGACCTGGGGGGACTTCTTCGTCGAGGTGGCCCAGCAGGTTCTGGCGGGCGAGTTCGTGAGCGGACACATCCGCCGGGGGTTGGAGGCAGGGTTCCTCACCCTGGGCGAATTCGGGCCGCGGGTGCCGGAAGACGTGAAGCAGACCGTCCTCCAGTACAAGGAGAACCTCGTCTCGGGCGAGCTCCAGCCGTTTGCCGGTCCGATCAAGGACCAGACGGGAGAGATCAAGATCCCGGAGGGAACGGCGTGGGGTCCCCTGGACATGGGGAAGTTCGACTGGCTGGCGGAGGGCATCGTCGGCTCGCCGAAGTAG
- a CDS encoding ABC transporter permease, translating to MSWLLSWLSGTLLYAAPILYPTVGEVVEQRTGMVNLGLEGLMLLGGAVSFAVSRLAGDAWVGVLAAGATGLAANLVYAWLVVHRSAHQLAAGLALMFFGIGLSALIGKPYVGQMAPSLPKYPLLGPQSLTFRYDLLVYLAFLLAPLMWFTLYRTRWGLRVRAVGESPASAYAAGVSPSRVRYAAAALAGLLAAVGGAHLAVGITGTWSEGMTAGRGFIAIALVIFSRWNPLRAVVGALIFGGAVVLQLQLQAQGIGISAFILDMIPYALTLLVLLVWGRGVRHVAPASLGRVYFGSE from the coding sequence ATGAGCTGGCTCCTGTCGTGGCTGTCCGGGACCTTGCTCTATGCCGCTCCCATCCTCTATCCCACGGTGGGTGAGGTGGTGGAGCAGCGCACGGGCATGGTCAACCTGGGTCTGGAGGGGCTGATGCTTCTGGGGGGGGCGGTGAGCTTTGCCGTGTCGCGCCTGGCGGGGGACGCCTGGGTGGGGGTCCTGGCCGCGGGGGCCACCGGGCTGGCGGCGAACCTCGTGTACGCGTGGCTCGTCGTGCACCGGAGCGCCCACCAGCTCGCGGCAGGGCTGGCCCTCATGTTCTTCGGGATCGGGCTGTCGGCCCTCATCGGGAAGCCCTACGTGGGGCAGATGGCCCCGTCCCTCCCGAAGTACCCGCTCCTCGGCCCCCAGTCCCTCACGTTCCGCTACGACCTTCTCGTGTACCTGGCGTTCCTCTTGGCACCGCTCATGTGGTTCACCTTGTACCGAACCCGCTGGGGGCTGCGGGTGCGGGCGGTGGGGGAGAGCCCGGCGTCGGCCTACGCGGCTGGCGTTTCGCCATCCCGCGTGCGGTACGCGGCCGCCGCCCTGGCGGGGCTTCTGGCGGCGGTGGGCGGGGCCCACCTCGCGGTGGGGATCACGGGCACCTGGAGCGAGGGGATGACGGCCGGGCGCGGGTTCATCGCCATTGCGCTCGTGATCTTCTCCCGGTGGAATCCCCTCCGGGCGGTGGTGGGCGCCCTCATCTTCGGGGGAGCAGTGGTGCTCCAGCTCCAGCTCCAGGCCCAGGGGATCGGGATCTCGGCGTTCATCTTGGACATGATCCCGTACGCCTTGACCCTCCTTGTGCTCCTCGTCTGGGGCCGGGGGGTGCGCCACGTGGCCCCGGCGAGCTTGGGCCGGGTGTACTTCGGAAGCGAATAG
- a CDS encoding DUF2877 domain-containing protein, translating to MGELAWALLGEGAEASVLGRTSRALFLEVGGEVLWVEGPAGPLHRRGVVAEAVPAWEAGGIVTVSAGRVGRRPELRLDPAWIWRSPPPPSPPVDLGRRAHGLLVELQRDLEPLREAGDGGWAEGLADAAREGAGIAEWGRTWIGSGPGLTPLGDDLVGGALFALWVLGEGAGQGEELVGWARGRTTRLSGCLLADLSQGHGPAPLHRLAGALSTGQGAAARRAAQELVGVGHSTGRALLGAALVVWSVRKGRA from the coding sequence ATGGGCGAGCTGGCCTGGGCGCTCCTCGGCGAAGGAGCGGAGGCGTCCGTTCTGGGGCGCACCTCGCGTGCCCTGTTTCTCGAGGTGGGGGGCGAGGTCCTGTGGGTCGAGGGCCCGGCGGGGCCGCTACACCGCCGGGGGGTGGTGGCGGAGGCCGTTCCGGCGTGGGAGGCCGGGGGGATCGTGACCGTCTCCGCGGGCAGGGTGGGGCGCCGGCCGGAGCTCCGTCTGGATCCGGCCTGGATCTGGAGAAGCCCGCCTCCCCCATCGCCGCCGGTGGACCTTGGGCGGAGGGCCCACGGCCTTCTCGTGGAGCTCCAACGGGATCTGGAGCCGCTCCGGGAGGCGGGGGATGGGGGGTGGGCGGAGGGGCTGGCGGATGCGGCCAGGGAAGGGGCGGGGATTGCGGAGTGGGGCCGAACGTGGATCGGGAGCGGACCCGGGCTCACCCCGCTGGGGGACGACCTCGTGGGGGGGGCCTTGTTTGCGCTGTGGGTCCTGGGGGAGGGTGCGGGGCAGGGGGAGGAGCTCGTGGGGTGGGCCCGGGGCCGCACCACGCGGTTGAGCGGGTGTTTGCTGGCAGACCTAAGCCAAGGCCATGGACCGGCCCCCCTGCACCGGCTGGCGGGGGCGCTTTCCACAGGGCAGGGGGCGGCGGCGCGGCGGGCCGCCCAGGAGCTGGTGGGTGTGGGCCACAGCACGGGGCGGGCCCTCCTGGGGGCGGCGTTGGTGGTGTGGTCCGTGAGAAAGGGGAGAGCGTGA
- a CDS encoding DUF1116 domain-containing protein, producing the protein MTDIKGRIEEANQQAVRRMVAGDPVLVDVAPAGEVIPAFADGKKRILHSGPPVRWDQMCGAQRGSAVGVALFEGWARTPEEAQELLASGEVEVEPNHPHRAVGPMAGTISPSLPVFVVENRAFGNRAFCRPVEDRQQFGDFGPEAVGILCRWRDLFGPALGAALRASGGLSLKPLIARALEMGDELHNRQVAASALLANALAVPLVEAGLPQEQLLATLRLLVHHPVFFLGPAMAAAKSIADPARGIPYSTVVTAMARNGFEFGIQVSSLEGEWFTAPAPRVEGLLFPGYKAEDAGLDMGDSAITETVGWGAFVLGGAPGILSLVGGTVAQALAYTREMREITVGVHPDLRLPALDFQGIAVGIDVRKVLRSGSAPIIDTAIAHRDPGHPKIGAGLVRAPLECFRKALVRFAEKHELARVG; encoded by the coding sequence GTGACCGACATCAAGGGGCGGATTGAGGAGGCCAACCAACAGGCGGTACGGCGCATGGTCGCCGGCGATCCGGTGCTCGTGGACGTGGCCCCGGCGGGCGAGGTCATCCCGGCGTTTGCGGATGGCAAGAAGCGCATCCTGCATTCCGGGCCCCCGGTGAGGTGGGACCAGATGTGCGGGGCTCAGCGCGGATCGGCCGTTGGGGTCGCCCTCTTTGAGGGCTGGGCCCGCACCCCGGAGGAGGCACAGGAGCTCCTCGCCTCGGGGGAGGTGGAAGTGGAGCCCAACCACCCCCACCGGGCGGTGGGGCCGATGGCGGGGACGATCTCTCCGTCGCTGCCGGTGTTCGTGGTCGAGAACCGGGCGTTCGGGAACCGGGCCTTCTGCCGCCCGGTGGAGGACCGGCAGCAGTTCGGGGACTTCGGCCCCGAGGCGGTGGGGATCCTCTGCCGCTGGCGGGACCTGTTTGGCCCCGCGCTGGGGGCGGCGCTGAGGGCCTCCGGTGGGCTGAGCCTGAAACCCCTCATCGCCCGGGCCCTGGAGATGGGCGACGAGCTCCACAACCGCCAGGTGGCGGCCTCCGCCCTCCTCGCCAACGCCCTGGCGGTCCCGCTCGTCGAGGCCGGGCTCCCCCAGGAGCAGCTCCTCGCCACGTTGCGCCTCCTCGTCCACCACCCCGTGTTCTTCCTGGGGCCGGCGATGGCGGCGGCGAAGTCGATCGCCGACCCTGCCCGCGGGATCCCGTACTCCACCGTGGTCACGGCGATGGCGCGCAATGGGTTCGAGTTTGGGATCCAGGTGAGCTCCCTGGAGGGGGAGTGGTTTACCGCGCCGGCACCGCGGGTGGAGGGGCTCCTCTTTCCCGGCTACAAGGCCGAGGACGCGGGCCTGGACATGGGGGACTCGGCGATCACGGAGACCGTGGGGTGGGGCGCGTTCGTCCTCGGGGGGGCCCCGGGGATCCTGTCCCTTGTTGGGGGCACGGTGGCCCAGGCGCTGGCCTACACCCGCGAGATGCGGGAGATCACGGTGGGCGTGCACCCCGACCTGCGGCTGCCCGCCCTCGACTTCCAAGGGATCGCGGTGGGGATCGACGTGCGCAAGGTGCTGCGGTCGGGGTCGGCGCCGATCATCGACACGGCGATCGCCCACCGCGACCCCGGGCACCCCAAGATCGGGGCGGGGCTGGTCCGGGCGCCCCTGGAGTGCTTCCGCAAGGCCCTGGTGCGGTTTGCGGAGAAGCACGAGCTGGCACGGGTGGGGTGA